In Fusarium oxysporum f. sp. lycopersici 4287 chromosome 6, whole genome shotgun sequence, a single window of DNA contains:
- a CDS encoding poly [ADP-ribose] polymerase gives MESDRCLLWQGLRVTNYAGILSHGLLIAPCESPMSGYMLGKGIYVAEMSSKSASSCHHTKPGGEGSLLLCEAELGTPRQILTVANHKAGGGAKEQGMHSTRGLGRLVPSEWVDAGIVHKDLKGY, from the coding sequence ATGGAGTCGGATCGTTGTCTTCTCTGGCAGGGTTTGAGAGTTACAAACTATGCTGGTATCCTTAGCCATGGTCTCCTAATTGCTCCCTGTGAATCTCCCATGTCAGGGTATATGCTTGGCAAGGGCATTTATGTTGCTGAGATGTCTTCTAAGTCAGCCAGCTCCTGCCATCACACAAAGCCTGGCGGCGAGGGCTCGCTCCTTCTTTGTGAAGCTGAGCTTGGAACTCCCAGGCAAATACTCACTGTGGCTAACCACAAAGCTGGCGGTGGCGCCAAGGAACAAGGCATGCACAGTACCAGGGGTCTAGGTCGCCTGGTTCCCAGCGAATGGGTCGATGCTGGTATTGTTCACAAGGATCTCAAAGGGTATTAA